The following coding sequences are from one Pocillopora verrucosa isolate sample1 chromosome 5, ASM3666991v2, whole genome shotgun sequence window:
- the LOC136281197 gene encoding adhesion G-protein coupled receptor D1-like, translated as MVIFVYVTFMKIRAEGIQVRLNLCTALFLAQLVFLSGIDATSNKSVCILVAVLLHYFYLAAFGWMLLEGVFLYVMIVEVFNTVDMRYLYFFGWGFPIIPIVISLIIGSSGEKGLESYTNENFCWLSFQKRLSWAFIVPVLFVTIINFLILMAVLREIRNLHEPNPSEMKTFRKTLKSFLILSPLLGLTWVFGLLAVTDAGLVFQYVFTILNSTQGMLIFLLLVLRNSEVRAAFRNKVLKWRFNAFHSSSSGRSQAEVYAQ; from the exons ATGGTTATCTTCGTCTACGTGACATTTAT GAAGATCAGAGCCGAAGGAATCCAAGTCAGGCTAAATCTTTGCACAGCTCTGTTTCTTGCTCAACTGGTATTTTTATCCGGAATCGATGCCACGAGTAATAAG TCCGTGTGCATCTTAGTGGCTGTTTTACTCCATTACTTCTATCTGGCAGCGTTTGGGTGGATGCTTCTGGAGGGAGTTTTCCTGTACGTTATGATTGTTGAGGTATTCAACACAGTGGACATGCGATACCTCTATTTCTTTGGCTGGG GTTTCCCTATCATACCAATAGTTATTTCTCTAATAATTGGCTCAAGCGGTGAAAAAGGACTTGAGAGTTACACAAATGAAAACTT CTGCTGGTTGTCCTTCCAGAAGCGTTTGAGCTGGGCCTTTATTGTCCCTGTGTTATTTGTGACAATT ATCAACTTTTTAATACTCATGGCGGTGTTGCGAGAAATCAGAAATCTTCATGAGCCTAATCCTTCTGAAATGAAGACCTTCAG AAAAACTCTGAAgtcatttcttattttaagtCCTCTGCTGGGTTTAACCTGGGTATTTGGTCTCTTGGCTGTAACAGACGCAGGATTGGTGTTCCAGTATGTTTTTACCATTCTTAACTCTACGCAG GGTATGCTCATATTTCTCTTGCTCGTGCTGAGAAACAGTGAAGTTCGTGCAGCTTTCCGTAACAAAGTGCTGAAATGGAGATTCAACGCATTTCACAGCAGCTCTTCCGGTCGTAGTCAGGCAGAGGTGTATGCACAGTAA
- the LOC131796341 gene encoding P2X purinoceptor 7-like: MSGIESFQFEPVYQPGEEPPQEESVGQEVEAHEEDNTSRMGNTEWCLCGACALMPVANECYCCQELEELNQKFDNSGVRCITEHPKFGIVCLDTDVLSTALVAIHNARLNPIPDPIVNRTWRLAAYRQLTWWAHGVLGKNRRRIVPACVVTAIRKTFPEESGNYVGFREADLEL; this comes from the exons ATGAGCGGAATAGAATCATTTCAGTTCGAACCAGTATATCAGCCTGGAGAAGAACCACCTCAGGAAGAGAGTGTAGGACAGGAGGTAGAAGCCCACGAAGAAGACAATACTTCGAGGATGGGAAACACCGAATGGTGTTTGTGCGGCGCTTGTGCGCTTATGCCGGTGGCAAATGAATGTTACTGCTGCCAAGAACTAGAGGAGCTTAATCAAAAGTTCGACAATTCAG GTGTTAGATGTATAACAGAACATCCGAAATTTGGTATTGTGTGCCTGGACACGGATGTTTTGAGCACGGCATTGGTTGCTATCCACAATGCGCGGCTCAATCCAATTCCCGACCCTATCGTCAACAG AACTTGGCGTTTGGCAGCCTACAGACAACTTACTTGGTGGGCACATGGGGTATTAGGAAAAAACCGGCGGAGAATCGTGCCAGCATGCGTCGTCACGGCCATACGTAAAACATTTCCAGAAGAGAGTGGTAATTACGTGGGGTTTCGAGAAGCAGATCTGGAACTTTGA